A single window of Watersipora subatra chromosome 9, tzWatSuba1.1, whole genome shotgun sequence DNA harbors:
- the LOC137404840 gene encoding general transcription factor II-I repeat domain-containing protein 2-like, which translates to MASARKIRKVDKENRRFNEAWTNLYFFVESNAKCLCLICGETVAVLKAENVKRHYTLKHASTHNRYEGDQRKEKALLLQKNLVSQQNIFRKVDDESKKYAKVSFVIAEKIARNMKPFSEGDFVKECITSAIEILCPEKEKAIKCVSLSRNTITRRIEELAKNTKMQLNELCKNFETYSIAIDESTDITDTPQLAIFVRGVDSTFNITEELLALCPMKGNCTGAAVFKEIDTALEKAGLTYDRLVGIATDGAPAMIGKEQGLRGFIQRKLESLNVSKDQILWYHCIIHQESLCSKIFKFDHVMDNVVKAVNFIRSRALNHRQFRNFLDEINAEFSGIPYFTEIRWLSRGRTLKRFYDIREHVAAFLEAKGNLCINFDDDKWMNDFSFLVDITDKLNELNVRLQGKEKLIHNLFGEVTAFQKKLDLWIAQIADSNYAHFPCLQKQSHISTMNREFFVSELKRMQEEFARRFKDFRACEDQLKFFSMPFDVDPADAPVELQMELNELQSDFDVKSQFLNRNLMDFYKYGLPHTQFPNLTCYAKRFLVLFGSTWMCEYLFSRMQLIKSNKRNSLSDAHLEDELRLALTNIPADIEKLLDDSKQFQVSH; encoded by the coding sequence ATGGCGTCGGCTAGAAAAATCAGAAAAGTAGACAAGGAGAATCGCAGGTTTAACGAAGCATGGACAAATTTGTATTTCTTTGTGGAATCAAATGCAaaatgtctttgtctgatctgTGGTGAAACAGTCGCAGTTCTAAAAGCTGAAAATGTGAAACGGCATTACACATTAAAGCACGCTTCGACCCATAATCGTTATGAAGGAGATCAACGCAAGGAGAAAGCACTTTTACTTCAAAAGAATTTAGTCTCACAACAGAACATTTTTCGGAAAGTAGATGATGAATCGAAAAAGTACGCCAAAGTGAGTTTCGTCATTGCTGAAAAGATTGCACGCAACATGAAACCTTTTTCGGAAGGAGATTTTGTCAAAGAATGTATCACCTCGGCGATTGAAATTCTGTGCCCAGAGAAAGAGAAAGCTATAAAATGTGTTAGCTTGTCGCGTAATACAATAACCCGAAGGATTGAAGAACTGGCCAAAAATACGAAAATGCAGTTGAACGAACTTTGTAAAAACTTCGAAACTTACAGCATTGCCATCGACGAATCTACTGACATTACTGATACACCACAACTGGCGATTTTCGTGAGAGGTGTTGATTCAACTTTTAATATCACTGAAGAATTACTTGCTCTATGCCCCATGAAAGGAAATTGCACGGGTGCTGCTGTTTTCAAAGAAATCGACACTGCACTCGAAAAGGCGGGACTGACTTATGATCGTCTGGTGGGAATTGCTACCGATGGTGCACCGGCCATGATCGGCAAGGAGCAAGGCTTGCGTGGTTTCATCCAAAGAAAACTGGAATCCCTGAATGTGAGTAAAGACCAAATATTGTGGTACCATTGCATTATACATCAGGAATCACTTTGCTCCAAAATCTTTAAGTTTGATCACGTCATGGATAATGTCGTGAAAGCTGTCAACTTCATTAGGAGTCGTGCATTGAATCATCGACAGTTTCGAAATTTTCTCGATGAGATAAACGCCGAATTTTCTGGCATTCCTTACTTTACCGAGATCAGGTGGCTCAGCCGTGGACGTACTTTGAAACGCTTTTACGATATTCGAGAACATGTGGCAGCATTTCTTGAAGCAAAAGGAAATTTATGCATCAATTTTGATGACGACAAATGGATGAATGATTTTTCTTTTCTGGTGGACATTACAGACAAACTGAATGAGTTGAATGTGCGGTTACAAGGAAAAGAAAAACTCATCCATAATTTGTTTGGGGAGGTGACAGCTTTCCAAAAGAAACTGGATTTGTGGATTGCTCAAATTGCTGACAGCAATTATGCCCACTTTCCTTGCCTTCAGAAACAGTCGCACATTTCAACCATGAACCGGGAATTCTTTGTGAGTGAGTTAAAACGGATGCAGGAAGAATTTGCCAGGAGATTTAAGGATTTCCGTGCTTGTGAAGACcagctgaaatttttttcaatgccTTTTGACGTGGATCCTGCTGATGCCCCCGTTGAGCTTCAAATGGAATTGAATGAATTACAAAGTGATTTTGATGTCAAGAGTCAATTTTTAAATAGGAATCTGATGGACTTCTACAAATACGGTCTGCCTCACACTCAATTTCCAAATCTTACATGCTACGCAAAACGCTTTCTCGTTTTGTTCGGTTCGACATGGATGTGTGAATATCTCTTCAGTCGCATGCAATTAATAAAATCGAACAAAAGAAATTCTTTGAGTGACGCTCACCTCGAAGATGAACTCCGACTGGCCTTAACAAATATTCCGGCAGACATCGAAAAGCTTCTTGATGACTCGAAACAATTTCAAGTTTCTCACTGA
- the LOC137404841 gene encoding leucine-rich repeat-containing protein 1-like codes for MLRRAWKKIRGKPSTKPGESGPSSSQDEGPPSSARALSDSSYSLQLEDPLLSPSDTTSYSTDVYTVSYRLSTQESDNYLLDSLQYRTMEEVLSDVAEDSITHFRCKGKIPPLNILCPMVKELRLENIPENCQLESISSLTQLKELGLSDNNFKEGLPEVVGTLTSLPRLYLDRCQLQSLPDFLSSLTQLNVLWLSGNNFEEGLPGVVGALTYLTELYLDSCQLQDLPEFLSFLTQLKVLVLSDNNFKEGLPEVVGALTSLSKLHLNRCQLQDLPESSARLGLPLLGLALTGLTLTSLFCLTDDGSA; via the exons ATGCTGAGACGAGCTTGGAAAAAGATTAGAGGCAAACCTAGTACAAAACCTG GAGAGTCTGGTCCATCTAGCAGTCAGGATGAAGGGCCACCTTCTAGTGCCAGAGCTCTTTCAGACTCATCATACAGCTTACAGTTAGAGGACCCTCTGCTGTCTCCCTCAGACACAACAAGCTACAGTACAGATG TGTACACAGTTTCCTACAGACTGTCTACACAGGAGTCTGATAACTATCTCCTTGACTCACTGCAATACAGAACAATGGAGGAGGTACTTAGTGATGTTGCTGAAGACTCCATTACACACTTTAGATGCAAAGGAAAGATTCCACCATTGAATATACTTTGTCCCATGGTGAAGGAGCTGCGGTTAGAGAACATTCCAGAGAACTGCCAGCTGGAAAG tatatcctctctgactcaactgaaGGAGCTAGGGCTGAGtgacaacaacttcaaagaaggcctccctgaggtTGTTGGTACTCTTACTTCTCTCCCTAGGCTATACTTGGACAGGTGCCAACTTCAGAGCCTCCCTGATTT tctgtCTTCTCTGACTCAACTGAATGTGCTATGGCTGAGCGGCAACAACTTCGAGGAAGGCCTCCCTGGAGTTGTTGGAGCTCTTACATATCTCACTGAGCTATACCTAGACAgctgccaacttcaggacctccctgaatt tctatcctTTCTGACTCAACTGAAGGTGTTAGTGCTGAGtgacaacaacttcaaagaaggcctcccCGAAGTTGTTGGGGCTCTTACTTCTCTTTCTAAGCTACACTTGAACCGTtgccaacttcaggacctccctgaatc CTCTGCTCGGCTTGGCTTGCCTCTgcttggcttggctctgactggcttaactctcacctcgttattctgcctgactgacgacggctcggcttag